In one Methanobrevibacter arboriphilus genomic region, the following are encoded:
- a CDS encoding tryptophan--tRNA ligase: MIDPWASSSVDYDKLVNKFGIKKFSSVLKDIEDPLPLMTRGVIFGHRDFEKIIPLVNKNKEFAVVSGMMPSGKMHIGHKMVVDQLKWYLKKGGNLSLPIADMESYGARGIDFNQAKEMAVTEYLSNYIALGLDLTDENVLVYLQSEHDPVKNLAFELSKKTNFNELKAIYGFSPSTSISHLYAPIVQVADILLPQIEEYGGPKHVVVPVGVDQDPHIRLTRDISDRFKSKYGFIPPSSTYHRFLTGLTGGKMSSSDPKTAIYLNDSPNEAEKKVKSAKTGGRESLEEQKKLGGCPDQCVVYEMLVYHLIDDDDELKNVYENCKNGTLLCGECKTITAEKMKKFFERLADKREESLEIAKTLL; the protein is encoded by the coding sequence TTGATTGACCCATGGGCATCATCATCAGTTGATTATGATAAATTAGTAAATAAATTTGGAATAAAAAAATTTTCCAGTGTTTTAAAAGATATTGAAGATCCATTACCTCTCATGACAAGAGGAGTTATATTTGGACATAGAGATTTTGAGAAAATAATTCCTTTGGTAAACAAAAACAAGGAATTTGCTGTTGTTTCAGGCATGATGCCAAGTGGAAAGATGCATATAGGCCATAAAATGGTTGTAGATCAACTTAAATGGTATCTTAAAAAAGGTGGAAATTTATCTTTACCTATAGCTGATATGGAATCATATGGTGCACGAGGGATTGATTTTAATCAGGCAAAAGAAATGGCTGTTACAGAATATTTATCTAATTATATTGCCCTTGGGCTTGATTTAACTGATGAAAATGTTTTGGTTTATTTACAGTCAGAACATGATCCTGTTAAAAATTTGGCTTTTGAATTATCTAAAAAAACTAATTTCAATGAATTAAAAGCTATATATGGGTTTTCTCCATCTACAAGTATATCTCATTTATATGCTCCTATTGTTCAGGTAGCTGATATTTTACTTCCTCAAATAGAAGAATATGGTGGTCCGAAACATGTTGTTGTCCCTGTTGGTGTAGATCAGGATCCTCATATAAGATTAACTCGTGATATTTCTGATAGATTTAAATCTAAATATGGTTTTATTCCTCCTTCTTCTACATATCATAGATTTCTTACAGGGCTTACTGGAGGTAAGATGTCAAGTAGTGATCCAAAAACAGCTATTTACTTAAATGACTCTCCAAATGAAGCTGAAAAGAAAGTTAAATCAGCTAAAACTGGTGGTCGTGAAAGTTTAGAAGAGCAAAAAAAACTTGGTGGTTGTCCTGATCAATGTGTTGTTTATGAAATGTTAGTATATCATTTAATTGATGATGATGATGAACTTAAAAATGTTTATGAGAATTGTAAAAATGGAACTTTGCTTTGTGGAGAATGTAAAACAATTACTGCAGAAAAAATGAAAAAATTCTTTGAAAGATTAGCTGATAAGAGG